CGCGTCGCCGAGCCGGACCATGAGCGCGGCGATGATGGTGTTGGACCGGCGCACGGCGGCCTTGGCCATCTCGGGCGTGGCGCCGTTGCGTTTCATGAGCTGGTGGTAGGCCTCCCAGTACTGGCGGAAGCGCGGATCGTCCGAGGGGTCGCAGATCTCCACGTCCTTGCCCGGCTGCATGCGCAGGCCGGCCTTGGCGATGCGCGCTGCGATCACGGCGGGGCGGCCGATGAGGATGGGGCGCGCGATGCGGTCGTCGATGGCGATCTGCGCCGCGCGCAGCGCGCGCTCGTCCTCGCCGTCGGCGTAGGCCACGCGCTTGTGCGCATCGGGCTGGGCCTTGGCCGCGTTGATGACGGGGCGCATCAGCATGCCGGTCTGGTACACGAAGCGCGTCAGGCTGTTCCTGTAGACCTCCAGGTCGGCGACCGGGCGCGTGGCGACGCCCGATTCCGCCGCCGCCTGCGCCACCGCCGGTGCGATCTTGAGGATCAGGCGGGAGTCGAACGGAGTGGGGATCAGGTAGTCGGGGCCGAAGGCGAGTTCCTTGCCGGCGTAGGCGGCGGCCACTTCCTCGCTGATGTTCTCCTTGGCGAGCGCGGCGATCTGGCGCACGCAGGCGAGCTTCATGGCCTCGGTGATCTTGGTGGCCCCGCAGTCCAGCGCGCCGCGGAAGATGTAGGGGAAGCACAGGACGTTGTTCACCTGGTTGGGATAGTCCGAGCGGCCCGTGGCGATGATGCAGTCCGGGCGCACGGCCTTGGCGAGCTCGGGGCGGATCTCGGGCTCGGGGTTGGCCAGCGCCAGGATGATGGGCTTGTCCGCCATGGTCTTGACCATCTCGGCCGTGAGCACGCCGGGGGCCGAGCAGCCCAGGAATACGTCGGCCCCATGGACCACGTCGGCCAGCGTGCGCGCATCGGTCTTCTGCGCGTAGCGGGCCTTGGATTCGTCCATGCCGCCGGGGCGGCCCTCGTAGATCACGCCCTTGGAGTCCACCATGAAGATGTGCTCGCGCTTCACGCCCAGGCCGACCATCACGTCCACACAGGCGATGGCCGCGGCGCCGGCGCCGGAGACGGCCACCTTCACCTTGTCGATCTGCTTGCCCACGAGCTCCAGGCCGTTGAGCAGCGCGGCGCTCGAAATGATGGCCGTGCCGTGCTGATCGTCGTGGAACACCGGGATGTTCATGCGCTTGGACAATTCGCGCTCGATGTAGAAGCACTCGGGCGCCTTGATGTCCTCAAGGTTGATGCCGCCCAGCGTGGGTTCGAGCGACGCGACGATCTCGATGATCTTGTCGGGGTCGCGCGCGTCCAGCTCGATGTCGAACACGTCCACGCCCGCGAACTTCTTGAACAGGCACCCCTTGCCCTCCATCACCGGCTTGCCCGCGAGCGGCCCGATGTCGCCCAGGCCCAGCACCGCCGTGCCGTTGGTGATCACGCCCACCAGGTTGCCGCGCGAGGTGTAGTCGAATGCCTTGGTGGGGTCGGCCTGGATGTCCAGGCAGGGATAGGCCACGCCGGGCGAGTAG
This region of Alicycliphilus denitrificans K601 genomic DNA includes:
- a CDS encoding NADP-dependent malic enzyme; its protein translation is MTSPLSAAEQALREAALEYHRSPTKGKVSVAPTKPLSNQRDLSLAYSPGVAYPCLDIQADPTKAFDYTSRGNLVGVITNGTAVLGLGDIGPLAGKPVMEGKGCLFKKFAGVDVFDIELDARDPDKIIEIVASLEPTLGGINLEDIKAPECFYIERELSKRMNIPVFHDDQHGTAIISSAALLNGLELVGKQIDKVKVAVSGAGAAAIACVDVMVGLGVKREHIFMVDSKGVIYEGRPGGMDESKARYAQKTDARTLADVVHGADVFLGCSAPGVLTAEMVKTMADKPIILALANPEPEIRPELAKAVRPDCIIATGRSDYPNQVNNVLCFPYIFRGALDCGATKITEAMKLACVRQIAALAKENISEEVAAAYAGKELAFGPDYLIPTPFDSRLILKIAPAVAQAAAESGVATRPVADLEVYRNSLTRFVYQTGMLMRPVINAAKAQPDAHKRVAYADGEDERALRAAQIAIDDRIARPILIGRPAVIAARIAKAGLRMQPGKDVEICDPSDDPRFRQYWEAYHQLMKRNGATPEMAKAAVRRSNTIIAALMVRLGDADAMICGLVGTYETHLERIHNILGHAADAKQYAALNAVMTPHNGTLFIADTYVNEDPTAEELADIAWAAVQEVQRFGLPPKVAFLSHSSFGSSKRSSARKMRAARDLFVARHPDIECDGELHGDAALEPRIRANYLQDSTLTGAANLLICPNLDSANILYNVLKTTTSGGVTVGPILMGTAATAYILTPASTVRRVLNMTALAVVSSATRRQ